The Ananas comosus cultivar F153 linkage group 2, ASM154086v1, whole genome shotgun sequence genome contains a region encoding:
- the LOC109706290 gene encoding beta-xylosidase/alpha-L-arabinofuranosidase 2-like, with protein sequence MGEASKSQLFGLVAELCVVVLLLLLCLCVRGGVMAQKAVFACDAAANPSVAGLGFCNASWSAAARAADLVGRLTLAEKVGFLVNKAAAVPRLGIPAYEWWSEALHGVSYVGPGTGFSSLVPAATSFPQVILTAASFNASLFLAIGKAVSTEARAMHNVGLAGLTFWSPNINIFRDPRWGRGQETPGEDPLLSSKYATGYVTGLQQADDADKLKVAACCKHYTAYDLDNWKGIQRYTFNAIVTKQDLDDTFQPPFKSCVIDGNVASVMCSYNQVNGVPTCADPDLLAGTVRAKWNLNGYIVSDCDSVDVLYNQQHYTKTPEDAAAITILAGLDLNCGSFLGQHTQAAVQGGKLKEADVDKAITNNFVVLMRLGFFDGDPRKLPYGGLGPKDVCTPAHQELARDAARQGIVLLKNINGALPLSPNSIKSMAVIGPNANVTKTMIGNYEGTPCGYVTPLQGLTANVATVYQPGCADVGCSGNSLQLDPAKQAAAQADVTVLIVGADQSIERESLDRVSLLLPGQQTQLITAVAKASKGPVILVIMSGGPFDISFAKSSDQISAILWAGYPGEAGGAALTDIIFGQYNPSGRLPVTWYPQSFADSVPMTDMRMRPDPSTGYPGRTYRFYTGDTVYSFGDGLSYTDYTHHLVQAPKLVSIPLEEGHSCYSSRCKSVDLAGSRCENLAFDVQLRVRNSGRMPGGHTVFLFSTPPAVHNAPKKHLLGFEKVFLGPRGEGDVAFRVDVCKDLSLVDEEGNRRVALGSHVLHVGNLKHSLTLRI encoded by the exons atgggaGAAGCATCAAAATCCCAGCTTTTTGGGTTGGTGGCGGAGCTCtgcgtcgtcgtcctcctcctcctcctctgcttgTGTGTGCGCGGCGGGGTGATGGCGCAGAAGGCGGTGTTCGCGTGCGACGCGGCGGCGAACCCGAGCGTGGCGGGGCTGGGGTTCTGCAACGCGTCGtggagcgcggcggcgcgggCGGCGGACCTGGTGGGGCGGCTGACGCTGGCGGAGAAGGTGGGGTTCCTGGTGAACAAGGCCGCCGCGGTGCCGCGCCTCGGCATCCCCGCCTACGAGTGGTGGTCCGAGGCCCTGCACGGCGTCTCCTACGTCGGCCCCGGCACCGGCTTCTCCTCCCTCGTCCCCGCCGCCACCAGCTTCCCCCAAGTCATCCTCACCGCCGCCTCCTTCAACGCCTCCCTCTTCCTCGCCATCGGAAAG GCGGTGTCGACGGAGGCACGGGCAATGCACAACGTCGGCCTCGCCGGGCTAACGTTCTGGAGCCCGAACATCAACATATTCCGCGACCCGCGGTGGGGGAGAGGGCAGGAGACGCCCGGAGAGGACCCGCTGCTCTCGAGCAAGTACGCGACCGGTTACGTGACCGGCCTGCAGCAGGCCGACGACGCCGATAAGCTCAAAGTCGCCGCGTGCTGCAAGCACTATACGGCCTACGATCTGGACAATTGGAAGGGGATCCAGCGTTACACATTCAATGCAATA GTGACAAAGCAGGATTTGGACGATACGTTCCAGCCCCCGTTCAAGAGCTGCGTGATAGATGGGAATGTGGCGAGCGTCATGTGCTCCTACAACCAAGTCAATGGAGTCCCCACCTGCGCCGACCCTGACCTACTCGCTGGAACAGTAAGAGCAAAGTGGAATCTTAAtgg ATACATTGTTTCCGACTGCGACTCGGTCGATGTGCTCTACAATCAACAACATTACACAAAAACGCCGGAAGATGCCGCCGCAATAACTATTTTGGCAG GGCTCGACCTAAACTGCGGAAGCTTCCTGGGCCAGCACACTCAGGCGGCGGTGCAGGGCGGGAAGCTGAAGGAGGCTGACGTGGACAAGGCGATCACCAACAACTTCGTGGTGCTGATGCGACTGGGCTTCTTCGACGGTGATCCGCGCAAGCTCCCCTACGGCGGGCTGGGCCCAAAGGACGTGTGCACCCCGGCCCACCAGGAGCTGGCCCGCGACGCCGCGCGCCAGGGCATCGTGCTGCTGAAGAACATCAACGGCGCGCTCCCGCTCTCCCCCAACTCCATCAAATCAATGGCCGTAATCGGTCCCAACGCCAACGTCACCAAGACCATGATCGGCAACTACGAAG gcacTCCGTGTGGTTACGTCACACCTCTCCAGGGCCTAACGGCCAACGTCGCCACGGTTTACCAGCCCGGCTGCGCCGACGTCGGGTGCTCCGGCAACAGCTTGCAGTTGGACCCAGCGAAGCAGGCAGCGGCGCAAGCCGACGTCACGGTTCTAATCGTCGGGGCCGACCAGTCGATCGAGAGGGAGAGCCTCGACCGGGTGAGCCTCCTCCTCCCCGGCCAGCAGACCCAGCTGATCACCGCGGTCGCGAAGGCGTCCAAGGGCCCCGTGATCCTCGTCATCATGTCCGGCGGCCCCTTCGACATTTCCTTCGCGAAATCCAGCGATCAGATCTCCGCAATCCTCTGGGCCGGATATCCCGGGGAGGCCGGCGGCGCGGCGCTCACCGACATCATTTTCGGACAATACAATCCTA GCGGAAGGCTGCCGGTGACGTGGTATCCTCAGTCGTTCGCCGACAGCGTCCCCATGACCGACATGCGCATGCGTCCGGACCCGTCGACCGGCTACCCGGGCCGGACCTACCGGTTCTACACGGGCGACACGGTCTACTCCTTCGGCGACGGGTTGAGCTACACCGACTACACTCACCACCTCGTCCAGGCCCCCAAATTGGTGTCTATCCCCCTCGAAGAAGGCCACTCGTGCTACTCGTCCCGGTGCAAGTCGGTCGACCTGGCCGGAAGCCGGTGTGAGAACCTGGCCTTCGACGTCCAACTGCGCGTCCGCAACTCCGGCCGAATGCCCGGGGGCCACACCGTGTTCTTGTTCTCGACCCCGCCGGCGGTCCACAACGCGCCGAAGAAGCACCTGCTAGGGTTCGAGAAGGTGTTCTTGGGGCCCCGAGGGGAGGGGGACGTTGCGTTTAGAGTGGACGTGTGCAAGGACTTGAGCTTGGTGGATGAGGAGGGGAATAGGAGGGTGGCTTTGGGTTCTCACGTTCTTCACGTGGGAAATTTGAAGCATTCACTAACTTTGAGGATCTAA